The segment CTCCACCAAACGCCACTTTGCCATCGACAGCACCACGGGGCTGATCACCGTCAAGCAGCCGCTGGACAGGGAGGTGACGCCGGTTCATAAGCTCATCGTCCTGGCCAGCGATGGCAGCTCCACCCCGTCCAGAGCCACAGTGATTGTTAATGTAACGGACGTTAATGACAATGTGCCGTCCATAGACACGCGCTACATAATCAACCTGGTTAATGGGACTGTTCTGCTGTCTGAGAATGCACCTCTCAACACCAAAATAGCCCTAATTACAGTCACTGACAAGGATGCAGATCTTTATGGCAAAGTAGCTTGCTACACTGACCATGATGTTCCCTTTCGGCTGAAGCCAGTCTTTAATGACCAATTCTTACTGGAGACGGCTGCCCCCCTAGACTATGAGACGACTCGGGAATATGCAATTAAGATAGTGGCCTCGGATAGGGGGACGCCTCCATTGAACACTTCAGCTATGGTTTTAATTAAAATCAAGGATGAGAACGACAACGCACCCATCTTCCCCCAGCCAGAAATCCAGCTTTCCATACCGGAGAACAATGACCCTTCTACACAGTTGATAAAAATCAGCGCCACTGACGCAGACAGCGGACATAATGCTGAGATTATTTATACTCTTGGCCCTGACGCGCCTGACGGGTTTAACATAGACAGACGGTCAGGAATCCTCTCAGTTGGCAAACGgctggacagagagaagcaggagAGGTACTCATTCACTGTCATAGCGAGGGACAATGGCTCTATGTCCCTGCAGAGCAATGTCACTGTCAGGCTAATCGTCCAGGACCTTAACGACAACAGCCCAGCTTTCACACACCCTGAGTACAACTTCTATGTGCCTGAGAACCTGCCTCTCTATGGAACCGTGGGCTTAATCACAGTGACGGACGCAGACGCGGGGGATAATGCTGTTATAACCCTGTCCATTTTGAACGGGAAAGATAATTTCATCATCGACCCCCAAACCGGTGTGATCAAACCCAACATCACCTTTGATAGGGAGCAGCAAAGCTCTTACACATTTATGGTGAAGGCAGTCGACGGAGGGCAACCTCCCAGCTCTTCCTATGCCAAGGTTACCATCAATGTGGTTGATGTGAACGACAATCGCCCTGTGTTTGTCATCCCCTCCTCCAACTACTCATATGACCTAGTGCAGACCACCACTACTCCTGGCGCTGTGGTCACCAGGGTGTTTGCCATTGACAATGACACAGGTATGAATGCCGAGCTGCAGTACAGCATTAtcagcagcatcatcatcacctccAGGGTTTCCCCTAGAGGTCTCTTCACCATAGACAAAACAACAGGTAACATAACACTGCAGGAGAAAATAGTGGCGGCTGATCAGGGGCTGCACAGGCTGGTAATAAAGGTCAAAGATCTTGGCCAGCCTGAGTCATTACATGCTATCGCACTCATTCACTTGTTTGTAAATGACACTGTCTCAAATGCTACCTTTATCCAAGAGCAGCTGCGAAAAAGCATGGAGACACCCTTGGACCGTAACATAGGGGACAGCGAGGTAACGCCTCAAGCCAACGGATATGTGATCGTTGTCATAGCTATCATAGCTGGGACTATGACTGTCATCTTGGTGATATTTGTGACGGCCTTGGTGCGCTGCCGGCAGACGCCCAGGCACAAAGTGGTGCAGAAGGGCAAGCAGAGTGGCGAGTGGGTGTCGCCCAACCAAGAGAACCGTCagatcaagaagaagaagaagaaaaagaagcgaTCCCCCAAGAGCCTCCTCCTGAACTTTGTGACCATTGATGAATCCAAGCCTGACGACCCCACCCATGAGCACATTAATGGCACATTGGATCTCCCCGTGGAGCTAGAGGAGCAGACCATGGGGAAGTACAACTGGGCCACCACGCCCACCACCTTCAAACCCGACAGCCCAGATTTAGCCAAGCATTACAAGTCTGCGTCCCCTCAGCCTACCTTTCAAATCAAACCGGAGACCCCGGTGGCCCCAAAGAAACACCACGTGATCCAGGAGCTCCCCTTGGACAACACGTTCGTGGTGGGCTGTGACTCACTCTCCAAGTGCTCCTCGACTAGCTCCGACCCGTACAGTGTCTCAGAGTGCAGCTGTCAGGGGGGATTCAAGACTGCGGGGCAAATCACCACCCGACAGGTAATTCATGACTTCCTTTTTAAACCCACCCACACTAGTCCCCACTCACACTCCCCTTGCTGTCCCATGGTAGGTGATGTGGAAGGGGGAGGGTGGCAGCACGGAGCCCGGGGATTCTCCCACACAGACCAGCATGTCTACATGAATGTCATCTGCAGCGAATACTGAGAGTAGGCTCAAGGCTTGCAATGAAATCAGACCACTCAGAATAAAACGTCATTTCCTGCAATTAATGCAGCAAATCCTTTGGTTTCACACTCCTTCATAACCATCCATAATGACATAATCTTGTACAAAAACACATGCTCAGGTTAATTTTATATTCAAAAGCTTTGAGTAATGGTAGTAGTGTAATTATGGTGGTTAGATATTTTAACCTTAAGTATGAGTGGTTGGTGGCAGAGTAATAGCCTGATTTAGAGGGAGACTGGGATAGATGGCGTTGAAGCTAATTGAACGCTGTCCGGATGTATTTGAGGTTAAGGGAGAGTAAAGCTGTGTGCTAATCTTTTTGACTGACATGTTTAAACAAGCCAAGCTGACcggccaaaaaataaatatggcGGCTAGAGTGACAAGGCAAGATGGACCGCT is part of the Centroberyx gerrardi isolate f3 chromosome 16, fCenGer3.hap1.cur.20231027, whole genome shotgun sequence genome and harbors:
- the pcdh11 gene encoding protocadherin-11 X-linked, with protein sequence MDLASQAHALAVLLTCLVLLCRAQERDYTVKEEQPENVRIGNLRKDLDLNLDPNIRLSSPLQFKPVYKTGDVPLVRVEANTGEIFTTNHRIDREKLCSGVFAEKRCYYEIEVAVLPDEIFRLVKIRFLIEDVNDNAPLFQSTVINISIPENTAINTRYPVPSAFDPDVGINGIQHYELVKSVSEFGLDIIETPEGDKWPQLIVQQNLDREQKDTFVMKIKVEDGGNPPKSSTAILQVTISDVNDNRPIFKDSELEVNVPENAPMGTSVAQLHATDADLGSNAQIHFAFSNQISASTKRHFAIDSTTGLITVKQPLDREVTPVHKLIVLASDGSSTPSRATVIVNVTDVNDNVPSIDTRYIINLVNGTVLLSENAPLNTKIALITVTDKDADLYGKVACYTDHDVPFRLKPVFNDQFLLETAAPLDYETTREYAIKIVASDRGTPPLNTSAMVLIKIKDENDNAPIFPQPEIQLSIPENNDPSTQLIKISATDADSGHNAEIIYTLGPDAPDGFNIDRRSGILSVGKRLDREKQERYSFTVIARDNGSMSLQSNVTVRLIVQDLNDNSPAFTHPEYNFYVPENLPLYGTVGLITVTDADAGDNAVITLSILNGKDNFIIDPQTGVIKPNITFDREQQSSYTFMVKAVDGGQPPSSSYAKVTINVVDVNDNRPVFVIPSSNYSYDLVQTTTTPGAVVTRVFAIDNDTGMNAELQYSIISSIIITSRVSPRGLFTIDKTTGNITLQEKIVAADQGLHRLVIKVKDLGQPESLHAIALIHLFVNDTVSNATFIQEQLRKSMETPLDRNIGDSEVTPQANGYVIVVIAIIAGTMTVILVIFVTALVRCRQTPRHKVVQKGKQSGEWVSPNQENRQIKKKKKKKKRSPKSLLLNFVTIDESKPDDPTHEHINGTLDLPVELEEQTMGKYNWATTPTTFKPDSPDLAKHYKSASPQPTFQIKPETPVAPKKHHVIQELPLDNTFVVGCDSLSKCSSTSSDPYSVSECSCQGGFKTAGQITTRQETALKPPHYGTLCGTGTARSHRIKINL